Proteins from one Halopseudomonas pelagia genomic window:
- a CDS encoding diguanylate cyclase, translating into MPKAAKLKVQLSELTKVFRSHLEVELQDMQLAADQLPIDADTVPEDVISLRNGLHKLAGSAGTFGFTDLGLQARKLEQVAKNCISQNYLDPASRQRLVRGIHALPHWLFDIDDEQPSERIVSPLTEPLSRSKLIAILETDKMLLAATSQTLNSFGYQTQGFTTFKTLREALKQTLPDALVVAVGQKGIDRAGLDYLAGLQSQLESPLPLIVISEDDNFADQIQAVRAGAQGFFTRPVDLPALENRLEGCFNSLQNEPFRVLIVDDDLDLARRFEAVLSSAGMLAEVVIEPTQLLQQLAHFTPEVVLMDVNMPEYSGPELAQVIRLNDDWLRVPILYISAETDATRQMQALMKAGDDFITKPISDNALLTTVYSRAQRARRVSHALARDSLTGLLKHADIKEQVAIEMERAARMRRPASVAMIDIDHFKSVNDQHGHAVGDNVIRALANLLRQRLRKIDRLGRYGGEEFLAVLPDCDAADAKAILDEIRSAFHDLYFTGAAGSSFQCSFSAGISACNQQSAWQIVEPLEKADAHLYKAKKDGRNRVVA; encoded by the coding sequence GTGCCTAAAGCCGCCAAGCTCAAGGTACAGCTCTCGGAGCTGACAAAGGTATTCCGCAGTCACCTTGAGGTCGAACTGCAAGATATGCAGCTCGCGGCTGACCAATTGCCCATTGATGCCGACACCGTGCCTGAAGACGTCATCAGCCTGCGTAACGGTCTGCATAAACTTGCAGGTTCAGCGGGTACCTTTGGCTTTACCGATCTGGGCCTGCAAGCGCGCAAGCTGGAACAAGTGGCGAAGAACTGCATAAGCCAGAACTATCTTGATCCTGCCTCACGGCAGCGTCTGGTGAGAGGTATTCATGCCCTGCCGCACTGGTTGTTCGATATTGATGACGAACAACCTAGTGAGCGCATCGTATCGCCATTGACTGAGCCCCTATCCAGATCCAAGCTGATTGCCATTCTTGAAACAGATAAAATGCTGCTCGCGGCAACCAGCCAGACGTTGAACAGTTTCGGCTATCAAACCCAAGGGTTTACTACTTTCAAAACCTTGCGTGAAGCACTAAAGCAAACATTACCGGATGCGCTGGTCGTGGCGGTGGGGCAGAAAGGCATCGACCGCGCGGGTCTGGATTATTTGGCGGGCCTGCAATCTCAGCTGGAAAGCCCCTTGCCTTTGATCGTTATCTCAGAAGATGACAATTTCGCCGATCAGATCCAAGCGGTACGGGCTGGAGCCCAGGGATTCTTTACTCGCCCAGTCGATTTGCCCGCGCTGGAGAACCGCCTGGAGGGTTGCTTCAACAGCTTGCAGAACGAACCCTTTCGGGTTCTTATTGTTGACGATGACCTGGATCTGGCAAGACGCTTTGAAGCCGTGCTGAGCAGTGCCGGGATGTTGGCAGAGGTGGTAATTGAGCCCACTCAGTTACTGCAGCAGTTGGCGCACTTCACCCCAGAAGTGGTGTTGATGGACGTCAACATGCCAGAGTACTCCGGGCCGGAGCTTGCCCAGGTAATTCGTCTTAATGACGACTGGTTGCGCGTGCCGATTCTGTACATTTCCGCCGAAACTGACGCCACGCGCCAGATGCAAGCGCTAATGAAAGCCGGCGACGATTTTATCACCAAACCCATCAGTGATAACGCGCTGCTTACTACTGTATATTCTCGCGCCCAAAGGGCACGGCGTGTCAGTCATGCCTTGGCCCGTGATAGCCTTACCGGTCTGCTAAAACACGCCGACATAAAGGAACAGGTGGCTATCGAAATGGAACGGGCTGCACGTATGCGTCGCCCGGCCAGTGTGGCTATGATCGACATAGATCACTTCAAAAGCGTAAACGACCAGCACGGCCACGCCGTTGGCGACAACGTAATCCGGGCGCTAGCCAATCTGTTACGCCAGCGCTTGCGCAAGATCGACCGCCTAGGACGCTATGGCGGTGAAGAGTTTCTTGCGGTCCTTCCTGATTGCGATGCAGCGGATGCCAAAGCTATTCTTGACGAGATCCGCTCTGCGTTCCACGACTTGTATTTCACTGGCGCAGCAGGCTCCTCATTCCAGTGCAGTTTCAGTGCCGGCATCAGCGCATGTAATCAACAAAGTGCGTGGCAGATCGTCGAGCCTCTGGAAAAAGCTGATGCCCATCTTTACAAGGCCAAGAAGGATGGCCGAAATCGGGTCGTTGCGTAG
- a CDS encoding sigma-54 dependent transcriptional regulator, protein MAAMPIPHQPRLYCEKGNKMNSAGLLLVEDSQSTSMLYEIWLSVLGVPMTLVEDGAQALDWLENNTPSVVLLDLHLPDMAGLDILRSIRQRGLQCEVIVITADNSQRLAVQAMEEGAQDFLVKPVDADRLRVSVRNALRARKLESIASNLAATVNAPPPPGFIGSSIQMQSLYHTLRLIAHSDAPVFISGESGTGKELCASAIHQYGPRRNKPLVALNCAAIPSELVESQLFGHIKGAFTGAVASRTGLTEQAHGGTLFLDEVTELSLEVQSKLLRFLQTGEITPVGTSISKHLNCRIVCATNLDIRKRVEKGLFREDLFYRLHVVPLLIPPLRERGGDIVEIATALLLQFSTVEGKRFKGLSESARQLLQAYSWPGNVRELENTLRHAVVMHNGDWLEAAHIVLPKSRSVALSDQAPVDEQAAGILPLWQVERDAIARALAHCQGNVAQAAALLEVAPSTLYRRMQAKNA, encoded by the coding sequence ATGGCCGCCATGCCAATCCCGCACCAGCCTCGCTTGTATTGCGAAAAGGGAAATAAAATGAATTCGGCAGGACTGTTATTGGTAGAAGATTCCCAGTCCACCTCCATGCTCTACGAGATTTGGCTCTCTGTCCTGGGTGTACCCATGACGCTAGTGGAAGACGGTGCCCAAGCACTCGACTGGCTGGAGAACAATACTCCCAGTGTTGTGTTGCTGGATCTGCATCTGCCTGACATGGCTGGGCTGGATATCTTGCGCTCCATTCGGCAGCGCGGCTTGCAGTGTGAGGTCATTGTTATCACTGCAGACAACTCTCAACGGCTAGCAGTGCAAGCCATGGAGGAAGGTGCGCAGGATTTTCTGGTGAAGCCGGTGGATGCCGACCGGCTGAGAGTGAGTGTGAGGAACGCGCTGCGGGCGCGCAAGTTGGAAAGTATCGCTAGTAACCTGGCGGCGACAGTCAATGCCCCACCACCACCGGGTTTTATCGGCTCATCGATTCAAATGCAGTCTCTCTATCATACACTTCGTCTTATCGCTCACTCCGATGCGCCGGTGTTTATCAGTGGCGAGAGCGGCACCGGAAAGGAACTCTGTGCCTCGGCGATCCATCAATACGGGCCACGCAGAAATAAACCTCTGGTTGCCTTGAATTGTGCTGCCATCCCCAGCGAACTCGTTGAGTCGCAGTTATTTGGTCATATCAAAGGAGCGTTTACGGGTGCTGTTGCCAGCCGGACCGGGCTTACTGAACAAGCACATGGCGGCACCTTGTTTCTTGACGAAGTAACCGAGCTAAGCCTTGAGGTGCAGAGTAAGCTCCTGCGGTTTTTACAAACTGGAGAAATCACTCCAGTAGGCACTTCGATCAGCAAGCATCTCAATTGTCGGATCGTCTGCGCAACCAACCTGGATATCCGTAAACGAGTGGAAAAGGGGTTGTTCCGTGAGGATCTCTTCTATCGGCTGCACGTTGTGCCCCTGTTGATTCCCCCGTTACGCGAGCGGGGAGGTGACATTGTGGAAATCGCTACGGCATTGCTATTGCAATTTTCGACTGTAGAAGGAAAACGCTTCAAGGGGCTTTCAGAATCCGCGCGACAACTGTTGCAGGCCTATTCATGGCCAGGCAATGTCCGGGAGTTGGAAAATACCCTTCGCCACGCTGTGGTCATGCACAACGGGGACTGGCTTGAAGCGGCCCATATTGTTCTACCAAAAAGCCGTTCAGTTGCGCTTTCCGATCAGGCTCCGGTCGACGAACAGGCTGCGGGCATTCTGCCTTTGTGGCAGGTTGAGCGGGATGCCATAGCGCGCGCCCTCGCTCACTGCCAAGGCAATGTTGCCCAGGCTGCAGCGCTTCTCGAGGTAGCGCCATCCACGCTGTACCGGCGGATGCAGGCAAAAAACGCCTGA
- a CDS encoding response regulator, with product MDWESSTNNSPAEFILFPFSQYKRGWCGIGMAAILSWQYPPIYVHYGFGAKEMALHVRSSSPHVLVVDDDASNLIIAQSLLQHQGCTVVGCDDFAGAIRALQANSFNLALIDINMPEGSGSALSVELQHIDPELACIAFTADTDYQQQLDFLHGGFRGLLVKPISPDSLTRLLNEQGMTPGNGPVLSKLAALPNDARERYITLMIRDVSRSLESLRNDPKPEARQRALHSLVGVLGTAGARGYDQAVEAERLERDQLLTSQQLNSLLLQIDRLLSELD from the coding sequence GTGGACTGGGAATCTTCTACCAATAACAGTCCTGCCGAATTCATTTTATTTCCCTTTTCGCAATACAAGCGAGGCTGGTGCGGGATTGGCATGGCGGCCATACTGAGTTGGCAATACCCCCCAATTTACGTCCACTACGGCTTCGGAGCCAAAGAAATGGCCTTACACGTGCGATCTTCATCCCCACATGTGCTGGTGGTGGATGACGACGCCTCCAACCTGATTATCGCCCAATCGCTCCTGCAACATCAGGGATGCACTGTCGTTGGCTGCGATGACTTCGCTGGCGCTATACGAGCGTTGCAGGCTAACTCCTTCAACCTGGCCTTGATCGACATAAACATGCCCGAAGGTAGCGGCTCGGCTCTAAGCGTGGAACTGCAACATATTGATCCGGAGCTAGCGTGCATCGCATTTACCGCTGACACCGACTACCAGCAACAACTCGACTTTCTGCATGGCGGTTTCCGCGGATTGCTGGTCAAGCCGATAAGTCCTGACAGCCTAACTCGGTTGCTGAACGAGCAGGGCATGACTCCTGGGAACGGGCCGGTACTCAGCAAGCTGGCAGCGCTTCCGAACGACGCGCGCGAGCGCTATATCACGCTCATGATTAGAGATGTGTCACGCTCTCTCGAGAGCCTGCGCAACGACCCGAAACCAGAGGCGCGTCAGCGTGCGTTGCATTCCCTCGTGGGAGTGCTAGGCACCGCGGGCGCCCGCGGCTACGACCAGGCAGTTGAAGCCGAACGTCTGGAGCGCGATCAACTGCTCACATCACAACAATTGAATAGCCTGCTGTTACAGATAGACAGGTTACTGAGCGAACTTGATTAA
- a CDS encoding putative bifunctional diguanylate cyclase/phosphodiesterase, translating into MDDAGRQVILVVEDDPILRRLLAHGLESEGYLVQLAANGLEALHQAEQVAPALVLMDVGMPIMDGFTACRELRLRHTELPVLMLTGYDDVDSINTAFETGATDFITKPINLPLLTQRVRYALRDAERDHALRRAYQDQTTACRLANMGFWQLGIASGRMKWSADAHKLISQDRVLPSQVTELMQMVDPEQAAHLTTLFRAAISNQVPVDVDVVLRSSGRARVLRLITDAQQEDGQLRGAFQDVTEQRAIQQQVQYLAEHDQLTSLPNRRLFQRLLTLQRNQQNPDQRLVVAVLDICKLHRINDSLGSKSGDQLLMMVAQRLRSCLPKNAILARLEADSFALALPLSHASSTGISAQLDRLLVPLTQSWQLNARQIFLNFTLGFTSDNNNDAPQESLLQRAFGAQRQARPNKGISLCCHEQLPPGAEDDQLMLETELRQALVNQEFSLLYQPQQSLENGQIEGVEALVRWQHPRRGLLPPAAFITAMEDMGLIDELGEWVLAESCRQVALWQSRGLRIRTAVNLASSQFESSDLPVLVQRLCHETRCPPDMIELEITESMAMVNPQKTIEQLSELKRLGVRIAIDDFGVGHSSLEYLLHFPHDVLKVDRTFIKNITTSKGSRAIVRSLTAYCSAMGITCLAEGVEEQRQLDYLDALAVDVIQGFLLSRPITADEVETMVFQLATDNAQKQDVSAERTSA; encoded by the coding sequence ATGGATGATGCAGGACGACAAGTCATACTGGTGGTCGAGGATGATCCCATCCTCCGTCGCTTGCTGGCCCATGGGCTGGAAAGCGAAGGCTATCTAGTTCAGCTCGCCGCCAATGGCCTGGAAGCTCTGCATCAGGCCGAGCAAGTCGCGCCAGCGCTGGTGCTGATGGATGTAGGCATGCCTATCATGGACGGCTTCACCGCTTGCCGTGAACTGCGCCTACGGCATACGGAGCTGCCTGTGCTGATGCTGACCGGCTACGACGATGTCGACTCAATCAACACGGCTTTTGAAACCGGCGCCACCGACTTCATCACCAAACCCATCAACCTCCCTTTGCTGACCCAACGCGTGCGTTATGCATTGCGGGACGCCGAACGCGACCACGCGTTGCGTCGAGCCTATCAGGATCAGACTACTGCCTGTCGCCTGGCCAACATGGGCTTCTGGCAACTGGGCATTGCCAGCGGAAGGATGAAATGGTCGGCCGATGCACACAAACTCATATCGCAGGACAGAGTGCTACCCAGCCAGGTGACCGAACTGATGCAAATGGTCGACCCTGAACAGGCGGCACATCTGACCACATTGTTCAGGGCAGCCATATCCAACCAGGTACCGGTAGATGTCGATGTTGTGCTCAGGTCCTCAGGCCGCGCCCGTGTACTTCGGCTGATTACCGATGCTCAGCAAGAGGATGGCCAACTGCGCGGCGCATTTCAGGACGTGACTGAACAAAGGGCCATCCAGCAGCAAGTACAATATCTAGCAGAACATGATCAGCTGACCAGCTTACCCAACAGACGACTTTTTCAGCGCCTGCTGACACTGCAGCGCAACCAACAAAATCCGGACCAGAGACTGGTAGTTGCTGTGCTTGATATCTGCAAGTTGCATCGGATAAACGATTCACTGGGCAGCAAAAGCGGCGATCAACTGCTGATGATGGTTGCCCAGCGACTCCGCAGTTGCTTGCCTAAAAATGCAATCCTAGCGCGACTGGAAGCAGACAGTTTCGCCCTTGCGCTGCCCCTGTCACACGCTTCCTCAACCGGAATTAGCGCACAACTGGATCGGTTATTAGTACCACTCACGCAATCCTGGCAACTTAACGCCAGGCAGATATTTCTCAATTTCACACTTGGCTTTACCTCTGACAATAACAATGATGCCCCACAGGAAAGCCTGTTACAGAGAGCGTTTGGCGCCCAGCGACAGGCCCGGCCGAACAAGGGCATTAGTTTGTGCTGCCATGAGCAACTCCCGCCCGGCGCCGAAGACGATCAGTTAATGCTGGAAACAGAACTCCGCCAAGCACTGGTCAATCAGGAATTTTCCCTGCTGTATCAGCCTCAGCAGTCTCTGGAAAATGGTCAGATCGAGGGCGTTGAAGCGCTGGTTCGCTGGCAACACCCACGTCGTGGCCTGCTGCCGCCAGCAGCCTTCATTACGGCAATGGAGGATATGGGACTGATCGATGAGCTGGGAGAATGGGTCCTTGCCGAGTCCTGCAGACAGGTTGCTCTGTGGCAATCCCGGGGTTTGAGGATCAGAACGGCAGTCAATCTGGCGTCCAGCCAATTCGAGTCTTCTGATCTGCCCGTCCTGGTCCAGCGGCTATGCCATGAGACCCGCTGCCCACCCGACATGATCGAGTTGGAAATCACCGAAAGCATGGCGATGGTCAACCCACAGAAGACGATTGAACAACTGTCCGAGTTGAAACGTCTGGGTGTACGCATTGCCATTGATGACTTCGGCGTGGGCCATTCTTCTCTGGAGTATCTGCTGCACTTCCCGCATGACGTTCTGAAAGTGGATCGTACCTTTATCAAAAACATCACCACCAGCAAAGGGAGTCGAGCCATAGTGCGATCGCTGACTGCCTACTGTTCGGCGATGGGCATTACCTGTCTGGCCGAGGGTGTCGAAGAACAGCGCCAGCTTGACTACCTGGACGCGCTGGCAGTGGACGTCATACAGGGTTTTTTACTTTCCCGGCCGATTACGGCCGATGAAGTGGAAACCATGGTCTTCCAGCTGGCCACCGACAATGCACAGAAACAGGATGTTTCCGCAGAGAGGACCAGCGCATGA
- a CDS encoding FIST signal transduction protein, whose translation MIIRFDAGGSVSWLQSQLDEYQCDPSIQAVMLFATSQNGWPEGWLDSLLQRQRKPVFGGLFPMLIAQGDSHERGTLCIGLTHRPDLLVLPELSNPAQSLEQMVAEMPAACHSLTRANATLMVLVDGLTTGISRLVEALFNQCGLQMNILGGGAGAQNMQPAACIITPQGVLRDAALVARLALGSGVGVAHGWAPMSASYTVTESEQNIIRSLDWQPALSVYHHELALHSNVALSEPSLPHQANAHPLGISRMDSEVVVRDVIAADVDGGLICLGEIPAGEFIHVLHASAADLLTAARLARDVAINELEELEQLECHRSNIALVFDSLSRAQFLGADMELEIALLSNNQQLDVFGVLTLGEIANSGKGYLEFYNKSCVLACFAKPPLSIRLEQL comes from the coding sequence ATGATAATTCGTTTTGACGCTGGCGGGTCTGTCAGTTGGCTTCAGAGCCAGCTGGACGAATATCAGTGCGACCCGAGCATTCAGGCCGTCATGCTGTTTGCCACCTCACAGAACGGCTGGCCGGAGGGCTGGCTGGACAGTCTCCTGCAGCGCCAGCGCAAGCCGGTATTCGGCGGACTGTTTCCTATGTTAATCGCCCAGGGCGACAGCCATGAACGTGGGACCCTGTGCATTGGCCTGACTCATCGTCCAGACCTGCTGGTGCTGCCCGAGTTGAGCAATCCCGCACAGAGTCTCGAACAGATGGTTGCGGAAATGCCTGCGGCGTGCCACTCATTAACTCGTGCCAACGCAACTCTCATGGTTCTGGTCGACGGCTTGACTACCGGCATCTCGCGTCTAGTCGAAGCGCTCTTCAACCAATGCGGCTTACAAATGAATATTCTTGGCGGCGGCGCTGGGGCGCAGAATATGCAGCCAGCCGCCTGCATCATTACGCCCCAAGGTGTTCTTCGCGACGCCGCGCTGGTCGCCCGTCTGGCACTGGGCAGCGGTGTGGGTGTGGCCCACGGCTGGGCGCCAATGTCCGCCAGCTACACAGTCACGGAATCCGAACAGAACATCATTCGCAGCCTGGACTGGCAACCCGCTTTATCGGTCTACCATCATGAGCTGGCGCTGCACAGCAATGTGGCTCTGAGCGAACCCTCACTGCCCCACCAAGCCAACGCACACCCACTGGGTATCAGCCGCATGGACAGCGAAGTCGTGGTCCGGGATGTTATCGCGGCAGATGTCGACGGTGGGCTGATCTGCCTCGGTGAGATACCCGCCGGCGAATTTATACATGTATTGCATGCCAGTGCAGCTGACTTGCTGACCGCGGCTCGACTGGCACGCGATGTTGCGATCAATGAGCTTGAGGAACTGGAACAGCTCGAGTGTCACCGTTCCAACATTGCCTTGGTGTTCGATTCGCTATCCAGAGCCCAGTTTCTCGGTGCTGACATGGAGCTGGAAATCGCATTGCTGAGCAACAATCAGCAGCTTGACGTGTTTGGCGTGCTGACCCTCGGCGAGATCGCCAACAGCGGAAAAGGCTATCTGGAGTTTTACAACAAAAGTTGTGTGCTTGCTTGCTTCGCCAAGCCTCCTCTCAGTATCCGCCTGGAACAACTCTAA
- a CDS encoding hybrid sensor histidine kinase/response regulator, whose translation MHRADNTEILYQIALSIGNSLELQSMLKECCTTLLRALNGSALCVMQQQPDHAEWTPILHMPRTAALDGTFEDSTFADIATGHQTSYCLISSKAECHCFSLPGFGVLMLQKRTAQLRPELVISLQQLMAKLALAIHACLYEAELKKQVLSAQSANTAKSQFLANMSHEIRTPMNGVIGMLDLALDSDLPQQQHEQLQLARLSASHLLEIINDVLDLSKIEAGKIEVQPEKTVLLQLVGHVMKSLAPKAWEKQLDFKYALEPGLPCEIMVDAPRLRQVLLNLLGNALKFTQHGTVCLHVGWQTGGDNTGRLRFQIQDTGPGIAADNLSHIFDAFTQIDNASTRQFEGSGLGLAIVRRLTVVLGGEISVTSTRGEGASFYFDIPVLAVPPDPTHLPAARRALLIADDPITRSSLAVMLRTLHINLIEACSGSEGLFLLREAKLADAAFEFLLIEEHMPDTSGSQTIRSVLGEQLLEADRITLILPCNLPETSRSAKRQELIRCLVKPVVIDELQRVVGQRQGQGQGQGQPPTTNAPAKGLPILRVLIVEDNLINRKLTESLLRKAAMHCRCAENGEQAMTMLERESFDLILMDMMMPVMDGMQTIAAIRQRAQQQGLMPVPIIALTANAMKGDRERYLAEDIQGYVSKPVDGPLLIDTIRQLATVRIPHPSPAEYSLENLLLEATQILPAHGISASWAVANRLDLPRILSRLGGDKALLEIITGLFLEDAPGYLQTLEEGIRQQDHDVVARLAHTLKGLAGTFAADDVADTARQLQDQARQNQSAACQQATYARLRQQIVELISALNQIPHSSGRVSV comes from the coding sequence ATGCACAGGGCCGACAACACCGAGATCCTGTACCAGATTGCGCTTTCTATCGGCAACAGCCTCGAACTGCAGAGCATGCTCAAGGAGTGCTGCACGACCCTGCTGCGCGCACTGAACGGCTCTGCCTTGTGCGTCATGCAGCAACAGCCTGACCACGCCGAATGGACGCCTATCCTGCATATGCCCAGAACCGCAGCACTTGATGGCACCTTCGAGGACTCCACTTTTGCGGATATTGCCACAGGACACCAGACCTCCTATTGCCTGATCAGCTCTAAAGCAGAATGTCATTGCTTCAGCCTTCCAGGGTTCGGGGTGTTGATGTTGCAAAAAAGAACGGCCCAGCTACGTCCGGAGCTGGTGATCTCGTTGCAGCAACTTATGGCTAAACTCGCACTCGCAATCCATGCGTGTCTGTATGAAGCCGAGCTGAAAAAGCAAGTGCTCAGTGCCCAGTCTGCCAACACCGCCAAGAGCCAGTTTCTCGCCAATATGAGCCACGAGATTCGCACGCCCATGAACGGGGTGATTGGTATGCTCGACCTGGCGCTCGATTCGGACCTGCCTCAACAGCAACACGAGCAGCTGCAACTGGCGCGCCTCTCTGCCAGTCACCTGCTTGAGATCATTAACGACGTGCTGGATCTATCCAAGATCGAAGCCGGCAAGATCGAAGTTCAGCCGGAGAAAACCGTGTTGCTGCAGTTGGTCGGGCATGTCATGAAGTCCTTGGCACCCAAAGCCTGGGAGAAGCAGCTCGACTTCAAATATGCGCTGGAGCCAGGACTGCCCTGCGAAATCATGGTCGACGCTCCCCGTCTGCGCCAGGTATTGCTTAATCTGCTGGGAAACGCACTCAAATTCACGCAACACGGGACAGTCTGCCTGCATGTTGGCTGGCAAACCGGCGGCGACAATACTGGCCGGCTGCGTTTCCAGATCCAGGACACAGGTCCTGGAATCGCAGCAGACAATCTCAGCCATATATTTGACGCCTTCACCCAGATAGACAACGCTAGCACTCGGCAGTTTGAAGGTTCAGGTCTGGGTTTGGCTATCGTACGGCGGCTGACGGTAGTCCTCGGCGGAGAAATCAGCGTCACCAGCACACGGGGTGAAGGGGCCAGCTTCTACTTCGATATTCCAGTGCTGGCGGTCCCACCGGACCCCACCCACCTCCCGGCGGCTCGCCGCGCGCTGCTGATCGCAGATGACCCCATAACCCGAAGCAGCTTGGCCGTCATGTTGCGGACCTTGCACATCAATCTAATCGAAGCATGCAGCGGCTCGGAAGGCCTGTTTCTGCTGCGCGAGGCCAAACTCGCAGACGCAGCTTTTGAGTTTCTGCTTATAGAAGAACACATGCCCGACACAAGTGGCAGCCAGACTATCCGCAGTGTGTTGGGCGAGCAATTGCTCGAGGCTGATCGCATCACTCTGATCCTTCCCTGCAATCTGCCGGAAACCTCTCGTTCTGCCAAACGCCAGGAACTCATACGCTGCCTGGTCAAACCAGTGGTTATCGATGAGTTGCAACGTGTAGTAGGACAGCGACAGGGACAGGGACAAGGACAAGGACAGCCCCCGACGACCAACGCCCCAGCCAAAGGTCTTCCCATACTCCGGGTGCTGATTGTCGAAGACAACCTGATCAACCGCAAGCTAACCGAGTCACTGTTAAGAAAGGCCGCCATGCATTGTCGATGTGCAGAAAACGGTGAGCAGGCGATGACCATGCTGGAGCGCGAATCGTTCGATCTGATACTGATGGACATGATGATGCCGGTCATGGACGGCATGCAGACCATCGCTGCCATTCGGCAGCGCGCGCAGCAACAAGGTTTGATGCCGGTGCCTATCATCGCTTTGACTGCAAACGCGATGAAAGGGGATCGCGAACGATATCTGGCAGAGGACATTCAGGGTTACGTCTCCAAGCCGGTGGATGGGCCTCTGCTAATCGATACTATCCGCCAGCTGGCAACCGTCCGAATACCCCACCCAAGCCCCGCTGAATACTCGTTGGAAAACCTGTTGCTTGAAGCTACCCAGATTCTGCCCGCTCACGGCATTAGCGCAAGCTGGGCGGTAGCCAATCGGCTGGATCTGCCGCGTATCCTCAGCCGACTGGGTGGCGACAAAGCACTGTTGGAGATCATTACCGGCTTGTTTCTGGAGGATGCTCCCGGTTACCTCCAGACTCTGGAAGAGGGCATTCGTCAGCAGGATCACGACGTGGTCGCAAGGCTGGCGCATACGCTCAAGGGACTGGCTGGCACGTTCGCCGCCGATGACGTTGCGGATACCGCCCGGCAATTGCAGGACCAGGCCCGACAGAACCAGAGCGCGGCCTGCCAGCAGGCTACCTACGCTCGCTTGCGACAGCAGATTGTAGAGCTGATCAGTGCCCTCAATCAGATTCCACATAGCTCCGGGAGGGTCAGCGTATGA
- a CDS encoding methyl-accepting chemotaxis protein translates to MLLHKWGKRLEQEVNGLQGTVHDLKNDLNAVRLNMGWIEFSVRGEVLTANDLFLGIVGYQLEDIRGKHHRTFCDPAYAKSTAYRQFWNELAAGISQTGTFKRLKRSGEAVWLEASYFPVRNEHGEVTKIIKISADVTENQQALMDRNAMFHALDKSLAVIEFSPQGDILHANDNFLRTTGYKLADIKGKHHEIFCERQFYRENPGFWSDLAAGRFHSGRFERKDAQGNVIWLEATYNPIVNTEGKVYKVIKFASNITQRVMDAQNAAEVAATTSEETSQITSQARHALEDAVRISGQITDQVKEASDISQQLSAQSNSIAAIVTTIRAIADQTNLLALNAAIEAARAGDTGRGFAVVADEVRKLAARTGEATMEIGSVVQANAGLIAKIHVQMELISESSGQSQDGIALVSSGIAEVEQGVAHLAEMTSRLSA, encoded by the coding sequence ATGCTGCTGCATAAATGGGGTAAACGTCTGGAACAGGAAGTCAATGGATTACAGGGGACCGTTCACGATCTCAAAAACGACCTGAATGCCGTTCGTCTAAACATGGGCTGGATCGAATTCTCGGTCCGGGGCGAGGTTCTGACCGCCAATGACCTGTTTCTCGGTATTGTTGGCTACCAACTGGAAGACATTCGTGGAAAACACCATCGAACCTTTTGCGACCCAGCCTATGCGAAATCGACAGCCTATCGCCAATTCTGGAACGAGCTGGCTGCCGGTATAAGCCAGACAGGTACGTTCAAGCGGCTGAAACGCTCCGGCGAGGCTGTATGGCTGGAGGCCTCGTACTTCCCGGTACGTAACGAGCATGGGGAAGTAACCAAGATCATCAAGATTTCCGCCGACGTGACCGAGAACCAGCAGGCACTGATGGACCGCAACGCGATGTTCCATGCCCTGGACAAATCACTGGCAGTGATCGAGTTTTCGCCCCAGGGCGATATCTTGCATGCCAATGACAACTTCCTGCGGACGACTGGTTACAAGCTGGCGGACATCAAGGGAAAACACCATGAGATATTCTGCGAGCGTCAGTTCTACCGTGAAAACCCCGGGTTCTGGTCCGATCTCGCCGCCGGCAGATTTCACTCGGGGCGATTTGAGCGCAAGGATGCTCAGGGCAATGTGATCTGGCTGGAGGCAACCTACAATCCGATTGTGAATACTGAAGGCAAAGTCTACAAGGTGATCAAATTTGCGTCGAACATCACCCAGCGAGTGATGGACGCGCAAAATGCCGCCGAAGTTGCTGCAACAACCTCCGAGGAAACATCACAGATCACCTCTCAGGCACGGCACGCGCTCGAAGACGCAGTGCGAATCTCCGGTCAGATTACCGATCAGGTCAAAGAAGCCAGTGACATCAGCCAACAGTTGAGTGCTCAGTCGAACAGCATTGCGGCCATCGTTACCACCATTCGTGCGATTGCCGATCAAACCAACCTTCTGGCGTTGAACGCGGCAATTGAAGCGGCTCGCGCCGGAGATACCGGTCGAGGCTTTGCGGTCGTGGCCGATGAGGTACGCAAGCTTGCGGCCCGAACCGGCGAAGCGACCATGGAAATCGGCAGCGTGGTACAGGCCAATGCCGGACTGATCGCCAAGATCCACGTGCAGATGGAGCTCATCAGCGAAAGCTCAGGCCAGAGCCAGGACGGCATTGCTCTAGTCAGCTCGGGCATTGCTGAAGTCGAACAGGGCGTGGCGCATCTAGCGGAAATGACCAGTCGCCTGTCAGCCTGA